The sequence TAATACACGTTTAAAGCCAAGTTCTATAAGCTTTTTGCAATTAGCATCTAAGTTTGGATCTATATCGAACGCTCTATGAAAAACATTGTCCATGCCTTCGCAGTATTTAAGTAGATACTCATTTGCCTTCATATTGATGCTTCCGTCATCATTCAAAACACCAAAAACAAAACCTTGCACTCCAAGCTCTTTAAGTGCTATGATATCTTCTTTCATAACATCTAAATCATACTTTGAATATGAGAAGCCTGCTTGTCTAGGTCTTATCATTGCAACAAAAGGTATATCTAGCTCGTTAAGTACCTTCTTACACAATCCATAAGAAGGTGTAATACCGCCTAAGACAGTTGATGCTATTAATTCTACTCTATCAGCTCCTGCTCTTTGTGCTATGAGTGTTGATTCAAATGAGTCAGTGCATACTTCTAATGTATATTTCATCATATTACCTCCAATCTATCTGTTTACTTGTATTATATCATATATTACTTTAAATGATAATAATTATTGAATATTAAATATAAATATAGTATAATGTTTGCAAGGAGAAGTAATATATTTATAGGTGAGAAAATGGAAAAGAATTATTTAGAATTTACTGCAAAAGATAATAAAAGATCAAGTATTTAGAGTGGAAAGTTGAAAACCCTAAAATGTGTGTTGAAATAATCCATGGTATGCATGATCACGCTATGAGGTATGATGAGTTTGCTAAGTTTCTCCAAGCTAACGGCATTTCTGTTTATGCTTTAGACTTAAGAGGACATGGCATGAGTGCTGTGGACAAAGAACATTTAGGTCTTGTTCCATATACAAACGCTTGGATGAAAATGGTTGATGATATCGATGTATTAAACACTATAATTAGAAAGGAAAATCCTGATAAAAAACTAGCTATGATTGGTCAATCCATGGGATCTATACTTGCCAGGACTTATGCATATAAGTTTGGTGACTATATAGATAAGTTATTACTTTTATCATGCATTAAAAGCCCAATATTTGTAAATAAATTATTTAAATTGTTTTTAAAGCTTGCTCTTGCCAAAGAAGGTTACGATGGTAAGAACGAAGCTCTTAATAAAAAAGCCTTTGACTTTATATAAGGCTAGTAAAGATAATATGCTAACATCAGATTCAGAAGAAAATGCAAAGTTTTTAAATGATCCTTTGTGTATCTTTGAATATAGTAACGGCTTCTTCCAAATGATTATTCACGGCACAGATAAGGCTAATAGAAAAGAGAGCTTAGATTATATTCCAAAGGACTTACCAATATATCTATTCACTGGAAAGAAAGATCCACTATCGAACTACGACACTGGCATAAAACAAATGTATGGACTTTTAAGAAGCAATGGTATTGATAACTTAGAGATGTATGAGTATGAGAACCTAAAACATGATTTGCTTCATGATATTGAGAAAGAAAAAGTATATCAAGACATATTAAAAGCTCTTCTTGCTTAAGAAGAGCTTTTGCTTTTATTGTATATTATCTATATCAACTAAGAGCATTGCGAAGTCATCTCTTTGATCTCCGAATGCATACTGAAGAACCGCTATATCAATCGCTTTAAGAAGCTTATTTGGCTTAGAAAGTATTGTTGTTATTAATCTATCTAGCCCAAATTCTTCGCCATGAACATTTTTACTCTCAACTATACCATCTGTGTATAGTAGAAGCTTATCTCCTGCTCTTAACTTAGTTTTTTTGACTTCATAATCACTTCCCAAGTCTATGCTCATTATTGGTCTACCCTTTGCTTCCAATACAGAAATATTGTTATCGTTAAAAATTATTGGCATAGAATTGTGACCAGCGTTTGCATAAACAAAATCTTCAGTCTTTGCATAATACACTCCATAGAAAAGTGTTATATATCTGTCACTTTGCAATGTTAGTTCCAAAAACTTATCGCTTATGTACTTAAGCGCTTTTTTTGGTTCATAATTATCTTTGTTTAAGTTTCTAACAGTCTGCCTTATAAACATTGTAAGCATAGATGCAGCAATGCCGTGGCCCGCAACATCTGCAATATAAATTACATATATGTCCTTTTCTATCTCAAAGATATCAAACATATCTCCTGATAGCGTTTCAGTTGCTTCATATAAGTAGTCTATGGCAATGTTCTTATGCTTAGTCTTTGTCGGAAGTATGTTCTTTTGAATTCTCTTAGTGATTTCCATATCGTGAAAAACATTTTCGTTGCTTTGTATAAGTTGAAGCTCAAGAACTCTTTCTCTTGTAACATCTCTAAAGACCTCTACTATGGCAACAGGGTTCATTTTATCATCATATATAGGCGAGCACTTAACTTGATAATAATTCTCGCCAATATTTAGTTCTTTTTGAATTATCTCATTCTTTTCTATAGCACTTGCTGTCTCACTTGTGTCAAGCTTTAGAAAATCATCCAATTCATCAGTGTTCATACCTGTTGGATCATAGCCAACAGCGTCCTTTAATGATTGATTAGCATAAAGAATCTTGCCATTAATATTAACTACCTTTACCCAGTCAGCCATTGCATCAAGAACTTCTACGGAGAGTATCTTGTCTAATATTTCATCTTTTCTTTCATTCTTCAAAATATCAGCTCCTATTTCTCAGGCTTTTTGCCATAAAATTGGTAGTAGTATGTCTTTAAACTGCCATTGTATAGCTTTCTATTCTTATCAGCCTTTCTTTCAAAATCTCTTTCAATCTGTTCATAAGATGTTAACACATACACAGACCATGTGTCTAAATTCTTAATCTTCTTACCAAAGTCACTATAGAGTTTTCTCAAGTCATCTTCCTCTAAACGCTTACCATATGGTGGATTTGTTATCATAACACCATAATTATTCTTAATGTCTACATCTCTAAAGTCTTTAACGAAGAAGCGTATGTCATCACTTAAACCGAGATTTTCAAGATTGTGCTTAGCTATAGCGATAGACTTATGGGAAATATCACTTGCGTCTATATATACCTTTGATTTGTAGTCAATCTTCTCCATCGCTTCCATCTTGGCTTTTTTATACAAATCTTTGTTGATAAACTTAAAATTCATACTATCGAAGTTTCTATCTAATCCAGGAGCTATGTTTCTTGCTTGCAAAAGCGCTTCTATAGCTATAGTTCCAGAACCACAGAATGGATCTAAAAACGGTCTTTCCTTATTATAAAACGATAGCTTAACTAAAGCAGCAGCCATAGTCTCCTTAAGAGGAGCTGCGCCTTGCATGTCTCTATATCCTCTTTTGTGAAGGCTCTCACCTGATGTGTCAAGAGTTATGCTTGCAATATCATTAAGTAGCGAAATCTCAAGTCTGTGTCTATGAGAAGACTTTGAAAACCTACTTATTTCATGTTTTGTTTGAAGCTTTTTAATGATCGCCTTCTCAGTTATCCTTTGACAGTCAGATATTGAAAATAGTTTTGACTTATGAGATCTTCCTTCAACAATAAAATTAGAATCTTCATCTAAAATTTCATTCCATGGAAGCTCATATATGCCATCAAAAAGTTCTTCAAAGCTCTCTGCCTTGAAGCTCTTCAAGTTTATAAGTACTCTATCAGCACACCTTAGATTAATATTTGCTCTTGCTATATCGATGTCACTTCCATTAAAATAAATGTGCCCATTATCTGTTTTAGTAACTTCTAAACCTAAATCATTCAGTTCTCTTTTAACTATCGCCTCTAGTCCAAATGAACTAGTTGCAATTAATTCATACATAATATCACTTCCAAAATAATTATAACATATAATACAGCACTTCTCAATATTAATATGTAAAATATCATTAATTATACAATATATGTGTTAAATAAATTTGATTGGGTATATATAGTGTGACAAGGGGGTTTGATAATATGAAATTATCAGAATTAATTAAAAGCGCTGACTGGAAGAGCGAAAAACACGTTCCAGTTATTCACGTAGCAAAAGAAGCAGACGCATTAAAGGTATGCGTAAGTGTTGGAGATGAAATAGCTCATCCTAATACACTTGAACATCACATAGCATGGATGAAGTTATTCTTCGTACCTGAAGGAAAGCAAGTTCCAGTTGAAGTAGCAAGTTATGTAGCATCAGCTCACGGTGAATTAGATCTATTTACTGAACCATCTATGGGCGTAAAGCTTAAAGCGAATGCAAAGGGTACTTTACTTGCACTAAGCTACTGCAACATCCATGGCTTATGGGAAAACACAGAAGTACTATAGTTTGAAAACGGCAAAGGTGGACTTTGGGTCCATCTTTTTTCATGCCTATAGATTGACAAAAGATTTATATTTATGTTATAATCAAGGCAATTTAAAGGAGTGATTTTATGAACGTTTTGACGTGTTAAAAGAAAGAGGTTACATCGACAATTGTAACTATGAAGATGACTTAAGAAAATTATTAGATAAAGAAAAATAACATTTTATACTGGATATGACGCAACTGCCAACTCATTAACAATTGGCCACTACATAACACTTATGGTTATGAAACACCTACAAGCTGCTGGACATAGAGCTATATGCTTAACTGGTGGTGCAACAACTATGATTGGAGACCCTTCAGGTAAACAAGATATGAGAAAACTTCTTACTGAGGAAACTATTAACGAAAATGCTAGAATCTTCGTTGATCAGTTATCAAGATTC comes from Fenollaria sporofastidiosus and encodes:
- a CDS encoding THUMP domain-containing class I SAM-dependent RNA methyltransferase, whose protein sequence is MYELIATSSFGLEAIVKRELNDLGLEVTKTDNGHIYFNGSDIDIARANINLRCADRVLINLKSFKAESFEELFDGIYELPWNEILDEDSNFIVEGRSHKSKLFSISDCQRITEKAIIKKLQTKHEISRFSKSSHRHRLEISLLNDIASITLDTSGESLHKRGYRDMQGAAPLKETMAAALVKLSFYNKERPFLDPFCGSGTIAIEALLQARNIAPGLDRNFDSMNFKFINKDLYKKAKMEAMEKIDYKSKVYIDASDISHKSIAIAKHNLENLGLSDDIRFFVKDFRDVDIKNNYGVMITNPPYGKRLEEDDLRKLYSDFGKKIKNLDTWSVYVLTSYEQIERDFERKADKNRKLYNGSLKTYYYQFYGKKPEK
- a CDS encoding SpoIIE family protein phosphatase, which encodes MKNERKDEILDKILSVEVLDAMADWVKVVNINGKILYANQSLKDAVGYDPTGMNTDELDDFLKLDTSETASAIEKNEIIQKELNIGENYYQVKCSPIYDDKMNPVAIVEVFRDVTRERVLELQLIQSNENVFHDMEITKRIQKNILPTKTKHKNIAIDYLYEATETLSGDMFDIFEIEKDIYVIYIADVAGHGIAASMLTMFIRQTVRNLNKDNYEPKKALKYISDKFLELTLQSDRYITLFYGVYYAKTEDFVYANAGHNSMPIIFNDNNISVLEAKGRPIMSIDLGSDYEVKKTKLRAGDKLLLYTDGIVESKNVHGEEFGLDRLITTILSKPNKLLKAIDIAVLQYAFGDQRDDFAMLLVDIDNIQ
- a CDS encoding alpha/beta fold hydrolase, translating into MCVEIIHGMHDHAMRYDEFAKFLQANGISVYALDLRGHGMSAVDKEHLGLVPYTNAWMKMVDDIDVLNTIIRKENPDKKLAMIGQSMGSILARTYAYKFGDYIDKLLLLSCIKSPIFVNKLFKLFLKLALAKEGYDGKNEALNKKAFDFI
- a CDS encoding class II SORL domain-containing protein yields the protein MKLSELIKSADWKSEKHVPVIHVAKEADALKVCVSVGDEIAHPNTLEHHIAWMKLFFVPEGKQVPVEVASYVASAHGELDLFTEPSMGVKLKANAKGTLLALSYCNIHGLWENTEVL
- a CDS encoding serine aminopeptidase domain-containing protein; amino-acid sequence: MLTSDSEENAKFLNDPLCIFEYSNGFFQMIIHGTDKANRKESLDYIPKDLPIYLFTGKKDPLSNYDTGIKQMYGLLRSNGIDNLEMYEYENLKHDLLHDIEKEKVYQDILKALLA
- a CDS encoding copper homeostasis protein CutC translates to MMKYTLEVCTDSFESTLIAQRAGADRVELIASTVLGGITPSYGLCKKVLNELDIPFVAMIRPRQAGFSYSKYDLDVMKEDIIALKELGVQGFVFGVLNDDGSINMKANEYLLKYCEGMDNVFHRAFDIDPNLDANCKKLIELGFKRVLTKGGDNKITDTYKIINSLYENITIN